One genomic segment of Impatiens glandulifera chromosome 6, dImpGla2.1, whole genome shotgun sequence includes these proteins:
- the LOC124943243 gene encoding translocon at the outer membrane of chloroplasts 64-like — protein MIHLNCFVIVITLVSWNIFSIHGENKRYDTPTNPAAPDGGASSGAAVAVAANLADFSLGIDTDGGIRVPAACCGVLGFRPSHRAVSHTGIIPVSSSSDTAANRTAQVVIKSVEKLFGRQILKHEIVGDYIYSKVPSLRAMYTKASNGEVKSSSLRLLANAMQKIKRLEFQLNHQEWISSVKSTMNPVISAQVQEKLELTEQETECLYAIKNELHVAMNYLLKDDGVLVLPTIANPPPFLNSKEIMSEDYKRYSLLSLASMSGCCQVTIPLGLYDKCPVSVSFVARHGGDRFLLDTVHAMYATLKEQAEIAIEPKSSTKVVSDETSADIANEKGNEAVKAKQWQKAVGFYTEAIKLNGNNATYYSNRAAAYLEIGSIIQAEADCSKAINFDKKNVKAYLRRGIAREILSYYKEAIDDFNYVLVLEPTNKRASLSANRLKMLFGS, from the exons ATGATTCATCTCAATTGTTTTGTTATTGTCATCACTCTTGTTTCATGGAATATTTTCAGTATTCATGGAGAGAACAAACGCTATGATACACCCACTAATCCTGCTGCTCCTGATGGAGGAGCATCTAGTGGAGCTGCTGTAGCTGTGGCCGCTAACCTTGCCGACTTCTCCTTAG GTATTGATACTGATGGTGGCATTAGGGTCCCAGCTGCATGTTGCGGTGTACTAGGATTTCGACCTTCACATAGGGCTGTGTCTCACACTGGAATAATTCCTGTTTCATCAAGTTCAGACACTGCTG CTAATCGAACAGCTCAAGTAGTGATCAAGTCAGTGGAGAAATTATTTGGAA GACAAATTTTGAAGCATGAAATTGTTGGTGATTATATATATTCCAAAGTTCCAAGCCTAAGAGCAATGTATACCAAAGCATCAAATGGTGAAGTCAAATCATCATCACTGAGGTTGCTAGCAAATGCAATGCAGAAAATTAAAAG GCTTGAGTTCCAACTTAATCATCAGGAATGGATTAGCTCAGTGAAGTCTACTATGAACCCTGTCATTTCAGCACAAGTTCAGGAAAAGCTAGAACTTACAGAGCAGGAGACCGAGTGTCTTTATGCCATTAAGAATGAACTGCATGTAGCTATGAACTATCTTCTGAAg GATGATGGAGTGCTAGTTCTTCCTACTATTGCAAATCCACCTCCCTTTCTCAATAGCAAAGAGATAATGTCTGAAGACTACAAGAGATATAGTCTATTGAGTTTAGCTAGCATGTCCGGTTGCTGTCAG GTCACTATTCCACTTGGATTGTATGACAAATGCCCGGTTTCAGTGTCATTTGTGGCAAGACATGGAGGTGATCGATTTTTACTAGATACGGTACATGCCATGTACGCCACATTAAAAGAACAGGCTGAGATAGCTATTGAGcccaaatcatcaactaaagtTGTCAGTGACGAAACATCAGCTGACATTGCCAATGAAAAG GGGAATGAAGCAGTCAAAGCAAAACAATGGCAGAAAGCTGTCGGTTTTTATACTGAAGCAATCAAACTTAATGGAAATAATGCAACATACTATAGTAACAGGGCTGCAGCTTATCTTGAGATTGGAAG CATCATTCAAGCTGAAGCAGATTGCTCCAAAGCTATCAACTTTGACAAGAAG AATGTAAAGGCGTATCTAAGAAGAGGCATAGCTCGTGAAATTCTTAGTTATTACAAAGAAGCTATTGATG